AGAGTTGCACTCTTCCAACCACAAACAAAACACTTACTATCCTTATTATTTTCAACAGATATTATTCCTGTGGTAAAACTAAGTTCTTGTTCTGCTGTTGGTCTTACCACTATCATTGGTTGTAGCATATGTTACTCTCCTTATATAAATTTATGTATACTAATCTGCTACCTTAAAGCTTTGTTTATCAAAAAACAACTGCTCTATACTACTACCAAAATAATCTGATAATATCTTAGCCTCCTGCAATGTTAAGTTTCTATCTCCTACTTCTTTTTTATAATAAGCTCCAATAGATTTTAAACTTAATAACTCAGCTAAAGTCTCTGTACTTACTCTTTTTTGTTTACGTAGATATCTTAGTTTTGTGTGCATTTAATAATCTCCCATTACGTTATTTCTTAAGTTCCACATTGCCACTTTTATTCTAGTACCATATTGGTACATTGTCAATACAATTGATGCAAAATAACACCGTTTTGGATGTATAGAAGCAAGTGTCAGATTGGTACAATAATTTTAGGTGATAACATGATAGGAAAAAGACTAAAAGAATTGAGGAAGTCAAGTGGATTAACTCAACAACAGCTTGCAGATATACTTAAGCTTGAAAGACCAACTTACGTAAGATATGAAAATGAATTACGGAAATTGCCTTATGACATTTTATTAAAAATATCCAGATACTTTAATGTATCTACAGACTATATACTTGGAGCTACTAATACTCCAAAACCAATTGATAAATTTAACTTAGACATAAAGTACATAAAGTTAGCTCAGGAAATACAAGAAGCTAAAATTAAACCAAATACAATACGAAAAATGATTGAAGCAATTAAGTCAGTTAATAAATAAAAGAACTACCTTTATTAGAGAGTTTGCAAAGATAATGCAGGTAGGACAAAGCACTATAAGCCAATGGGAGAATGGTTAACGAGAACCTGACTTCAAGACTCTGTTGTTAATATCAGAGTATTTTAAAGTTTCAATAGACTATCTCTTAGGAAATTCAAACGAATTTGCTACATCTCAACTTTCTGTGGAATTTAAAGGAATCAACTTAGAGTATTTAAAACTAGCAAGAGAGTTACAAGAAGGAGATTTTAGTCCTGAGGATATTAGAATGATATTAAAGGCTGTGGAATCAGCTAATAAAAGTAAGAAATAAGCTTTTTTAATAAAAAAGGATTCATTAGCAATATCCTACTAATGAATCCGTACTACTCTTTATGTGAAACGACTTAACTAGTACAACATAGCTTTTTATGCTATTTCATGCTGTGTTTATTTAATACTTTAATACCATCCGACCAATAAATTCTTTCATCAATACGTCTATACATGCGATATGCAACTGGCTTAAAGCCTTTCTTTGGCCAAAAATTAGATGAACATAAATTAGCAATTCGCCAGTCTGTATAGGCATTTTCTAATCCATCTTCTATAGCTTTGTTAAACATTAACTTCGTTAGTATATTACCAATACCAGATCCTCTACTTTTCTTTACGGTTCCGGCAATTTCCATTCCTATGGCTTTTTCTGGAATCATCATATGAGAGTTATCTTCTTCGATATAACCACCCTGAAATCCTAATAATTCACTACCAGCATATGCAAGTAATATAATTGACTCGTCATCATTAGGCAATTCTCCGTAACGCTCTCTTATTATTTCCATATCTTCGGGTAACCCAGCAGCGTAAGTTGGTGCTCCAGCTTGATAAGTAAAAATAAGATTAGATATATTTCTTAAATTCTCTGAATCGTTTTCATCTGCTAGTTTAATAGTTAAATTATCTGGAATTTTAACATCATATTTTGATAAGCTAGTTATTCCATAAACCTGTTGAAAGGCAAAGCTTAAGTTCAACCATGAATCTACTACTTGCTTATCGCCAGCAGGGATTATTATATAATGAGATAAAACTCCATTCTCAACCCATACTTTAACTAATTGAGCATAGAGTTTTCTATATAATTCTGGCGATTCTGAATCAGCTATTGCTAATCCCTCATAATCTATCCATGCACATCTGCCAAACCTATTATCTATCTTAATATTTGATAATAAAAAACCTAAAATTTTATTATCTTTATAAGCACATATTCCTTTAGTATAATTTCTTTCTATTCTTTCCTTAAGTATCTTTTCTGTACACTTAGCATCTTCGAATTTCTTTTTTAATGATGGAAAAATAATTCTTTCCTTTTTATGCCTCTTTGCCAATAATTCTGCAGCTTGAAATACATCTTCTTTTTTAAACTTTCTAAATTTCATTATTTTACCTCTACTATATTTCTTAATTATCAAACATTACTAGCTGGTAGAAAATAAAACTATGAAAAAGCTTTAATTTAACGAGCTTTTTAAATTATAAGCTATAATAAGGCCAATTATTTTACACCAGTATTTAATCATACCTGAACAAATTTACATGTTTATAATATCAGAGCAAAGATTGTAAACACAAGAACACAGATAGTACAGTAGTATATTTGTATGAAATTCACTATAACAATTTCTTATAACAGTTTTAAATAATGCATCGTTGTTCATATGTATTATTATTACCTAACTTTTCAATAGAAAAAAGCTCTAGTTTATGCAGTGTAACGACTAGAGCTTTTTATTTATGTTTTGTAATTTTAATAGTAATAAACTATTATCTTAGAAAATAAATATAATGTTATATACAATAAAAAACATAAAGCACAGCTATAAACACTTTAAAGCTGTTGTACATTAAAATTGTATACTGTTTGTTTGTTTTTTTCGCGCCAAACGTCCTAAATAAAACGCTGCACACAAAAGTGCAAACGCTACAATATAGACCCAATAAAAACGGTGACCAAAGAAAGTAAGTTTACCTGCAATATTTAGTAAAGGCAAAAAGAAAAACTGAGTAGATATACCTATTATATTAGACCAATAATGCTTCATAACAACCACTTGAAATAAAATTAAAACTATATCTATAAATCCAAAAAAATGAACTATAATCATGGCCTCTTTGTCTGAGTTTGTAAAATAGTATGTAAGATATCCTAAGCCAAACCAAACAAGCAAATAAATAATCCCAATTAAGCCATACGGAAGAGCTTTATCAAAATAAACAGTCATTATTAAATGATTCATATAATAACCAAGCGGTAACGGAATAAGGCCTATTAATAACAGTAGTAATTTTTTCATTAATTTATCTCCATGTAATTTTTTGTATTTAATGCTAATTTTCTTAAAATCTCCTCTACCTTTATTTATTCTACACTCTATTACACACTGCAATTCCAAATCCTGCCTTTAAAGAAGTTATAATTAAGAAAATAACTAGATTATGGTAGAGTAATTTTATCAGAGTTTTTAAAACGTGGTTGAAGATTATTTTTAATGAAACTCATATGGGGTAACAATGAGTAAAACGCCTTAAATTAAAAACTGAAATATAAATAAAAGATTACTTTCATTAAAATATTACTAATAAAAAATCGTCTATAAACATGGTTTAAGTCTCAAGACGATTTTACTAAAACATTCATAACAATATTAGTTTTTCTACATACAAATTCAGTAAAAAAAACATTATCTTTATAGCTATTGTAAGGTAGCGCTTGACTCTCTAACATTGATTTGATTAATATCATATCCATTAGATAACAGGTAAGCCTTAACACCACTCTTTGTTAGTTTAGACTTAGGGCCTAGTACTATCTCTTGAATTATATTGTAATCTACTAACTTTTCAAAATGTATATCTGCATATGCAACCAGCATATTATTTCTAAAATAGTATTGTATTTTTTCCATGCAAAACTGCCCTATGTCCTGATTAACATTAAAAGGGTGTTTATCTTTATCTGGTAACTTATCTAAATCATATGCATCTTCAAATACAATACGTACCTCTTTTTCTTCTTTAAAGGCTGGGTTTTTTATGTAACAGCTGGCATACTCAATTCCTTTGGCAAAATGTTCGCAGAAAACATCAAAATTGTTAATAAAATACATATGAAAAGGCTTATTATCAATGCCCTCATTTTTTTGCTTTAAGGCTCTTAAAAAATCTAAAGAATTTTTAATTATCTCCCTAAGTTTGTCTACTTGTTTTAATTTATTATAAATTACTTTACCTACATCAACATTCTTTTTTTTATTCTTAAGCTTTTTAATTAAATCATAATTAAAACCTATAGATACCCCATAACCATCTTCAGCATAGGCCCTCCATTGACTTAGTAAATCACCTGACTGAGAAAAGCAAGAAATAAGCGTTATTGTTGAAGTGTTTAAATAATCTTCTAAAAGATCAAGCAAATAGCTAAAGTGGCTTGTTTTTTTCTTGTTACTAAAAAAGCTTTTTAGTAAATTATCACTTAGCCCTTGAGCTGCTAGTTCCTCATTCATAGCTTGCTCTAATACATTAAATATCCATCTTTTTTCCATATAATCATTTGTTTTATTTAAATCAGATAAACGAATACATTTATTACGAATAATTTTATCGAAAGTCTCTAATCTACAATAATGATAAATACTTGCCATATATATTTCTCCTTACAATAAGATGAGTAGCAAAAAGCTAATAGCTAACTTTTTCTACCCACTTTTTAGCTTTCCAATCTATAAAATTGAATATACACTTAGGTAAAATAATGTAACATAAAATTATTAGCATTAGCAGATTAGTCTTTAGTGCTTTGTAAAACCCAAAATAATTTAAGCAAAATAAATCCAATTATGATAAAATGTGATTACTTAAGAGATTGATATTGAAATACTAAAATTATATTAAGGAGAGGTGACTGGTGCTATTTAACAGAACACAGGATAATAATCAATATGAAAATATTCAAAATTTTAGCAAGTATCTTACACAAGATGAGCAAATAGAAAAAACCTATAAAACTGTACTCAATAAACTATGCTTTACAAATAAAAGAATAATATACTACGATAATAATCTAATAACTAAAAAACGAGTTAGCATACCTTACAAGTCTATTGTTGCTTATACAATTGAAGAATTTGGTGTGTTAAACGCTGAACTAGATCTGTTTACATGTGGTGGAATCTTCGAGATCGAGTTTAGTAAGGGCACTAATATGAGCGAAGTAGATAAAATGATTGCTAAACACATAGGGCTATTATAGCCCTATTTTTGTATCTTTTTTTACAACTATTGCATAATACCACCCCCAATCTGCGTTTATTTAGCAATGCCACTACCACATAGCCTTTCAAATTGACCAATTATGAAATAATTAAACAATTTACACCAAATTATGATATAATTTTTTTAATATTGAAATTATACTAAGCAATTGACTACATACTACACTTTTTTTCATTTCTCCTTTTTCCTTAATTTGAGACCTCTTTAGGTCTCTTTTTTTTGCTACATACAGATTGTGGATAAATAATATTAAAATATACAATTTAAAAATAATATACATAATACTGGATTTTATGTTATTATTGTATTAGCATTCTGGTAATATTTATGATGCAAATATTATACATTGATTTTAAATATATAATTTAAAAATGCATGCTTAAATGTCTGCCTTACAAAATTACATAAACCAGTAATATACACCTATGAATAACTTAATTTTATATGAATATGAATACAATTTAATAAGAAGGAGATATAGAAAATGCGAAAACTTATTGTTTTAATTGTTATTTTATGCTTGGTAATTATCCCTACATTTGCATTAAATCACCCGTCACAGTTCTGGAGTCAGCGTGTCTCGACTTACAGTGATTCTGCTATATCATGGAATTCAAATAAATTAGATAAAACATATTGCACAGAACTACCTGGTCAAGAAAACACAAAGTTTTATGATTCAAATGTTAATGATAATGTGAAAGGCTTCATTGATAGATCAGGTTGCTGGACTACTTCATATGCAATGCTATTTAAAAATCTTGGAGCACAGACTGTCAAAAAATATGTTGACTTAAGAAAGAATTACGTTATAGAAGACTACATGGAACCAGATCCATTTAGTGTAGTTTGGGTTAATATGCATGCAAATTATAGTCCAGCAATTGTACATGAAAATAATATTGTAAAGGTTAAAGGATTTAAAGGAAAGTATGCACCAACATCCATATATCATGATCATTTAGCAAAAAATTTCGGTTATAGAGTAAAGGAAGTTGATTTAGAAAACTTGACTAATGCAGAAAAAATTGATGTTATTGATTCATACCTTAGGGATCACCCAGAAGGGGTTATGATTAGAACTAAGAAAAACAATTACCGTCATACGCTAGTTTTTGCAAAGTCGTTAATACAAGGTCCGTTTATAACAAATAGCAAAAATGATAATGTAGTTGAAAAGTACAACTTACAAGAAAGGTTTATTCAACCTCATGAGGTAGGAATTCAAGGAGAAGCACCTGATTTTTCAAACTTTAGTATTCCAGAAAAAAATAGTGTTAAAACAATGATTGGCTCAGAATTTTTAGTATGTGATCCATATACCAAAAACGAATCATCTCTTGGAGATAACGTTGAGTTTTCAAGGTCATTTACCTATTATTTCTATAATGGCTATGATAATATATATAAGCTACAGTATTTAGTTCCAATACCATAATAACAGAGGGGCTACAGATTATAATATGAAAAAATCCTTATTAATTATAGTTTTAGTATTACTGTGTACATTTTTATTATCCTGTGATACTTCTTTTAATAAAATTGACATGAAAGATATAAAAACAGTAAAAGTTATAAGTCCCAATTTCACAATCTGTGAGTTTGGTCTTACATTCAATAAAATTAATACTGAGAAAATTAGCGATAATGAAAACATATATTTTACTAATAATGAATTTTATATTTGTATAAATTTTAACAAAGAGTATGAAAAAGATGTTTTGAAAGCAAATATAATCTTAAGCCCTAATTTGAATTTTGATATTATAAAGCAAGATGCATTTACTTGGCATCTCAAACCAATAAACTGGAATGTTGGGGATAAATGCAATATTCAGCTAAAGACTAAGGAAGATAATATAAGATTTAGCATACAAAAAGTAGAACAAACAAGAATTTTAGAGACGACAGTTTCCGAACCCTCTTATAGAGAGTCTATTAACTATTGTCAAATGCCTAGTGAGAATATTTATGTACCATCAAACTCTAATTTTAAAATAACTTTCAGTAATAATGTTGATAAGGAATCAGTAATATCTGAGTTAGCCAAACAATTTTCTAATGATAAAGAGTTTATTGTATATTGTAGCTTTATAAATGATAAAACATTGCTAATAAAATTTAAAAATAAAGAAAATATAAAAAACTCAATTGTAGTTTTTACATTGATTAATGCAAAAGATAAACATGGGTGTTATATAGATGATAATGATGGGTATAACTTTTTATTAAAAAATAAAAAGTGTTTAGTAAAATATAATCCTACTCAAAAAAAAGAAGAAAGTATATTTTTACCTAAAGTAATCGATACTGCAGCTTTATCAGGTAATTGTAATTATTTGGTCTACACAGACTATGTGAGAAGAATAATAGATAACGGTGATGTGCCAAATAACTCTTCTTTTGATTCATTCTTAAATATATTCTCGCTTGAGAATGATAAATATACACATATAGAGGAATTAAAAAGTTGTGATATAAATTCACCTAAGTATGCTTTATGTGGCAATACTCATTTCTTTTACAATAATTCAATATATAGTTCCAATGGAAATTTGCTTTACTCGTTTAATCACGATATTCGAAACGTCAATTTTTCACCAAATGAAAATAGTATAGCAATTTCATATGTCAAGCAATTTCCAGAAGATAAAATAAACACAACTAACATTGATATTTTTGATCTCAATAACATGGACATTTTAAACAGCTATGAACTTGAAAGCTATCCATTTGATATAACTACAGATCAATATGATTTAGCTACAGTGGACTTTGTTTTTGTTAATTCTAGTACAATTTTGTTTGAAACAAAACAAAAAGAACTAAAAATATTAGATTTAAGTACTAAAGAAATTAAGAATTTCATTAAAGGCTCTTTTATTAGCGAGGATAAAAGAGCAAATAATTGTATATCACCCAATAAGAAAAATATCATTATAGAGAATGAAAATGAAACAATCATAATTGACACCACTACAAAAGAAACAATATACAAGTTTAAAAGTAATATAAAACCTAAAAACATTGTATGGGCAAACAATAACTCTCTCTATTTTAATGATAATACTCTACGCTTTGATGAAAAGAGAAGTGATACAATATTTAGCTTAACTGAAGATTATCAAATTAATGAACTTGATATTTTAGGTTTGCCATTATTTTATTCCGCGGAGAGAGAGCTTTTTATACTTAAAGATTAAACTTTGTTTAATATGACTAGGGATATTAATATCTCTAGTCATATATTTTTTACTTTTATATAATTACTTTCATATTATAAATAACTCTTGTTTAATTCTTAAATTTTACCCAATGAAATAAGAATAACCAAATTATCTACTGCTCTTTATATTATTCATCTTTCTCTAGGCTTAATACAAAGTTTAATTCTTTAGGACTATATTTAGCTTTATATTCCTTTTCAGTTAATGTACCACCGATAGAAGCCCAAAGGTCTTGCTGCCACTCTTCGTTATAGTCTAATAAACTGTATGTAAGATTTAATTTTTCAGCTTTTATAGCTTTTTCTTTAATAATAATAATTTTCTCTTCACAAGAATAATTTGTGGGTATTTGCTCATCAAGTTTACCAGTTACCTCAAGGTTCTCTAAATTATAACCATCTGGTAATGTAGCACTCCAACCCATAAAACTAAATGACATTGCTTTATCCGATTTGTTTTCAATAGATACACTAATTTCTATTTGCTCATAATCTGAGGCTTTAACAATTTCACTACCTATTGCAAAATACTGCCCATTCTCTTTACCATAATTGTCTTGAGTTCTGTCTCCAATTACATCTGTCACACTTACAGCTGTAATGGCCATTGATATTTTATCTTCTTCTAATTTGGTTCCTAAAACATAATCCTCAGATCCAGATGGGGTTGCTCCCTTACTACATCCTAATACACCAACAGCAATTACCAACATCAGCATAATTAACACTATTTTTTTCATTTAAACTCTCCTAAGCAATTTTGTAATACTAAGGTACAGTATCATATGTTCATAATTAATGCTACTCTTTTTTATAAATAACAAATGTTATACACTAAAAATGAAATTATACATCTCCATACTGGAAATAACAATTAATAAAACAGCTAATTTAATTTTTTGTGGTAAAAAGTAACTGATGAAACATAAAAGTAATTAGCTGTAAACTATAAATATCTAAATGATTTTTATTATTGTAAACTACTAGTACATTCGATTTAGATGCTGAATTAAAAGTATGGGTTTCAGGACTTGGTAAATTTGAACTTCAATTTGTTAAGGGTACAGATATTAAGCCAATAGCCAAAATGTTAAGTAATACATAGTAGGTAATGTAAAATAAAAAATGAACTAGGACTACTTCCTAGTTCATTTTTTATAAGATAAGCTCTATATTGCTAAAATGGAGTCAATCAACTTGACTCTATTTTTATATTTTTTATTAGCTGTTACAACAAACTAACTATGTAGAAAAAACCAAATTGCGGTAATTTAATTATTCTTGTGAATCATACTCTAATACTTCAAAACATAAAATCTTATCTTTAACTAAATAATCTTTACGGTTTAAAAATGGGCCAATATTATTGTATTTGTTAATGGTATAAAGCTTACTACCATTACTGCTATTGTACCAACTAATAAAGCTCTCTACCTCAGACATAGCCATATCATATTCTTTTATTAAGCTGTTCTGCATTGTTATATTTAATCTAAATCGTCATCCAACACACTATCCCACATTTAGATTTTAATAGAATATATAATTATATGAGTGGATAAAAAGGATATTTTTAAATTATTGATGGAAAGCATCTATATTGATTCTATTTTATATCCTCATTAAAAACTATTTTAGCCACGTTTTATTAGTATGTGTTGGATAGTAATTATATTGTTCTTATCAGAATCATCAGGATTAAAAGGATTTAAAACATGTTTATTGAATAATAGTACAGCAAAAGATTTTACGATTCTAATCCAAAAATAAAATATGTTACGAAAGGAAATAACCTATGCATTTTACAAATAGTTTAGATAAAGATACCCAGAGTACACCAGAAGAGGTAACAGAAGATCTTCAGTTTGCAGAGAATACAACACTCAGTAATGAAGAATATCCTATTAAAGCAATAGATTATGAAGAAAAAAGGAATCTATTAGATAAAACTAAGATTGTTAAGCAAAGCTGGTCAATTGTAGAGATTTATCAGAAAATTATGAGTAAAAAACTAATACTAGATCCTCAATATCAAAGAAATTCTGTCTGGAACACAAGTAAGAAAGTAGCCTTTATAGAATCACTGTTCATGGGAATCGTTATCCCTCCAATTTATGTAGTTGAAATTCCAAATGAAAATGTTTTAGAAGGAAATAATTATGAAGTAGTCGATGGCAAACAGCGTTTATCCACAATAACATCATTCTTGGAAAACAAACTAAAACTAAACGCAAAGTACCTAGAATATTATAGTGATATTTATGGCACTAAAGTCTTTAATGAAATTAGAAAACATTATGGTGAGCACGTAAATGAATTTCTATCATCAGTTTTAGATGTTTACGTAATTACAGCTAATTCACCAGAGTTTACTAAGTATGATATATTTGCTAGATTGAATAAAGGATCTGAAAAGCTTAAGGTTAATGAAATTAGAAAAGCAATATATAGATCGAAAACGTTGGAAGTTATTGAAGGATATGTTAATCAAAACTTTAAAAAGCCTTTCTATGAGAAACTGTTTACGCCAAATGATATAAAACGTTACGATGATTATGGAAGATTCTTTAAAAGTATTGCATATTGTTTAAAGGTAGATGTTGCTTCAGGTGTAGTAAAGAATTATAATTCTAGACCACGTGATATGATTAATTCTGTCCTTGCACAGTTTCAGAATAATACATCATTACTTGATGAAAATAGCATTTTAAAGATAATAGAAAAAACACTAAAACTAAAAGAAATTTTTATGAGTTTACCAAATACTGAATATTTAATTGATTCTTGTATATATTTTGCTGTCAACTCTGATGAAGTTTTTTTTGAGAAAGTCAATGTAATCACTAGTGATAATATTATCTTGGA
This Clostridium sp. 'deep sea' DNA region includes the following protein-coding sequences:
- a CDS encoding helix-turn-helix transcriptional regulator — its product is MHTKLRYLRKQKRVSTETLAELLSLKSIGAYYKKEVGDRNLTLQEAKILSDYFGSSIEQLFFDKQSFKVAD
- a CDS encoding helix-turn-helix transcriptional regulator; translation: MYRSKCQIGTIILGDNMIGKRLKELRKSSGLTQQQLADILKLERPTYVRYENELRKLPYDILLKISRYFNVSTDYILGATNTPKPIDKFNLDIKYIKLAQEIQEAKIKPNTIRKMIEAIKSVNK
- a CDS encoding helix-turn-helix domain-containing protein, with product MKQLSQLINKRTTFIREFAKIMQVGQSTISQWENG
- a CDS encoding DUF2971 domain-containing protein, which gives rise to MASIYHYCRLETFDKIIRNKCIRLSDLNKTNDYMEKRWIFNVLEQAMNEELAAQGLSDNLLKSFFSNKKKTSHFSYLLDLLEDYLNTSTITLISCFSQSGDLLSQWRAYAEDGYGVSIGFNYDLIKKLKNKKKNVDVGKVIYNKLKQVDKLREIIKNSLDFLRALKQKNEGIDNKPFHMYFINNFDVFCEHFAKGIEYASCYIKNPAFKEEKEVRIVFEDAYDLDKLPDKDKHPFNVNQDIGQFCMEKIQYYFRNNMLVAYADIHFEKLVDYNIIQEIVLGPKSKLTKSGVKAYLLSNGYDINQINVRESSATLQ
- a CDS encoding PH domain-containing protein: MLFNRTQDNNQYENIQNFSKYLTQDEQIEKTYKTVLNKLCFTNKRIIYYDNNLITKKRVSIPYKSIVAYTIEEFGVLNAELDLFTCGGIFEIEFSKGTNMSEVDKMIAKHIGLL
- a CDS encoding galactose oxidase — its product is MQNSLIKEYDMAMSEVESFISWYNSSNGSKLYTINKYNNIGPFLNRKDYLVKDKILCFEVLEYDSQE
- a CDS encoding DUF262 domain-containing protein, translated to MHFTNSLDKDTQSTPEEVTEDLQFAENTTLSNEEYPIKAIDYEEKRNLLDKTKIVKQSWSIVEIYQKIMSKKLILDPQYQRNSVWNTSKKVAFIESLFMGIVIPPIYVVEIPNENVLEGNNYEVVDGKQRLSTITSFLENKLKLNAKYLEYYSDIYGTKVFNEIRKHYGEHVNEFLSSVLDVYVITANSPEFTKYDIFARLNKGSEKLKVNEIRKAIYRSKTLEVIEGYVNQNFKKPFYEKLFTPNDIKRYDDYGRFFKSIAYCLKVDVASGVVKNYNSRPRDMINSVLAQFQNNTSLLDENSILKIIEKTLKLKEIFMSLPNTEYLIDSCIYFAVNSDEVFFEKVNVITSDNIILETFKRSPTTTTNVNKRISRILSILNE